From the genome of Miscanthus floridulus cultivar M001 chromosome 10, ASM1932011v1, whole genome shotgun sequence, one region includes:
- the LOC136485808 gene encoding phospholipase D alpha 2-like, with protein sequence MADAMPLLHGTLDATIFEAKFNNSNQVSKFLQGLVPHIEGRPTGLPQMYATVDLNNARVGRTRIDDSNPDNPRWNESFHIYCAHYSTDVVFSIKARLPIDAVLIGRAYLPVQDLLSLTPKDQDIDRWLDVLDEHKKPLPHGPKIHVRARFKNVAVDPSFGRGVGGAQYAGVPGTFFKQRQGCRVTLYQDAHVLDTFRPDIHLAGGRAYEPRRCWEDVYDAIDGARHFVYVTGWSVYAEITLVRDGSRKHPGGGTTLGELLKRKAKEGVRVLMLVWDDPTSLLNLGILPSQLGTNDAQTFNYFRGTGVHCVPCPRHLDDSEYPIEFRKTVALSHHQKTVIVDAEDGGGGSGLRRVVSFVGGIDLTNGRYDTQSHSLFRTLNTAHSNDFYQNNIDGASINKGGPREPWHDIHCRIEGPAAWDVLHNFEQRWRKQGGKDDILHNVLWPWKNKGDLLVDLKGMENVIAPQSSPAVADSDQEAWNVQVFRSIDGSACSGFPKTPQEAAQSGLISGKNHVIDRSIQDAYIHAIRRAKRFIYIENQYFLGSSFAWKPDGIKPEDIGAVQLVPRELSLKIVSKIEAGEPFAVYIVVPMWPEGVPTAWNIQAMLSWQSRTMEMMYTDISKALKAKNIDANPKDYLSFFCLGNREVKVPGEYEPKRHPTPGTDYDRAQKARRSMIYVHSKLMIVDDEYIIIGSANINQRSMDGARDSEIAMGAYQPSHLNTNGDVATGLVHGLRMSLWYEHLGELQEEFQDPGTLKCVQMVNKRAEEFWKIYTSDNLEDNLHGHLLSYPIDVTNDGMVTERKGVKFFPDTEAPVLGTVPLHVQLGSPFTDYVFTT encoded by the exons ATGGCTGATGCAATGCCACTGCTGCATGGAACCCTCGATGCTACCATCTTCGAGGCCAAATTCAACAACAGCAACCAAGTTAGCAAG TTTCTGCAGGGGCTGGTGCCACACATCGAGGGCCGGCCCACTGGGCTGCCACAGATGTACGCAACGGTGGACCTCAACAATGCACGCGTGGGCCGCACCCGGATCGACGACAGCAACCCCGACAATCCACGGTGGAACGAATCGTTCCACATCTACTGCGCGCACTACAGCACGGACGTCGTCTTCTCCATCAAGGCGCGGCTGCCCATCGACGCCGTGCTCATCGGCCGCGCCTACCTCCCCGTCCAGGACCTCCTGTCGCTCACCCCCAAGGACCAGGACATCGACAGGTGGCTGGACGTCCTGGACGAGCACAAGAAACCACTCCCGCACGGGCCAAAGATCCATGTGCGGGCACGGTTCAAGAACGTGGCCGTGGACCCCAGCTTCGGCAGGGGCGTCGGCGGCGCGCAGTACGCCGGCGTGCCTGGGACCTTCTTCAAGCAGCGGCAGGGGTGCAGGGTGACGCTGTACCAGGACGCGCACGTGCTGGACACGTTCAGGCCGGACATCCATCTCGCCGGCGGCCGGGCGTACGAGCCGCGCCGCTGCTGGGAGGACGTCTACGACGCCATCGACGGCGCGCGCCACTTCGTGTACGTCACCGGCTGGTCAGTGTACGCCGAGATCACGCTGGTGCGGGACGGCAGCCGGAAGCACCCCGGCGGCGGCACCaccctcggcgagctcctcaagcgcaagGCGAAAGAGGGCGTGCGGGTGCTCATGCTGGTGTGGGACGACCCCACCTCGCTCCTCAACCTTGGCATTCTTCCGAGCCAGCTGGGCACCAATGATGCCCAGACGTTCAACTACTTCAGGGGCACTGGCGTGCACTGCGTCCCCTGCCCTCGCCACCTCGACGATAGCGAGTACCCCATCGAGTTCCGGAAGACGGTGGCGCTCAGCCACCACCAGAAGACCGTCATCGTGGACgcggaggacggcggcggcggttccGGCCTCCGTCGCGTTGTCAGCTTCGTCGGCGGCATCGACCTCACCAACGGCCGCTACGACACGCAGTCCCACTCCCTGTTCAGGACGCTCAACACGGCGCACTCGAACGACTTCTACCAGAACAACATCGACGGCGCGTCCATCAATAAAGGCGGGCCGAGGGAGCCGTGGCACGACATCCACTGCAGGATCGAAGGCCCTGCCGCGTGGGACGTGCTCCACAACTTCgagcagcggtggaggaagcAAGGCGGCAAGGACGACATCTTGCACAACGTGCTCTGGCCGTGGAAGAACAAAGGTGACCTCCTCGTCGACCTGAAAGGTATGGAGAACGTGATCGCGCCGCAGTCATCGCCGGCGGTCGCCGACAGTGACCAGGAGGCGTGGAACGTGCAAGTGTTCAGGTCCATCGATGGCAGCGCCTGCTCGGGCTTTCCCAAAACCCCGCAGGAGGCGgctcagtcagggcttatcagtgGCAAAAACCACGTCATTGACAGGAGCATCCAGGACGCCTACATCCACGCGATTCGCCGCGCCAAGCGCTTCATCTACATCGAGAACCAGTACTTCCTTGGCAGCTCGTTTGCCTGGAAACCCGACGGCATAAAGCCCGAGGATATCGGAGCAGTGCAGCTGGTGCCCAGAGAGCTGTCATTGAAGATTGTGAGCAAGATCGAAGCCGGCGAACCCTTTGCAGTGTATATTGTTGTTCCAATGTGGCCGGAAGGCGTTCCAACGGCTTGGAACATCCAGGCTATGCTGAGTTGGCAGAgtaggacgatggagatgatgtaCACCGACATTTCCAAAGCGCTCAAGGCGAAGAACATCGATGCAAACCCAAAGGATTACCTCTCCTTCTTCTGCTTGGGTAACAGGGAGGTGAAGGTACCAGGTGAATATGAACCTAAACGTCATCCGACACCTGGGACCGACTATGACCGGGCCCAGAAGGCGCGGCGCTCTATGATCTATGTCCACTCCAAACTAATGATCG TGGACGACGAATACATCATTATCGGATCAGCCAACATCAACCAGCGGTCCATGGACGGAGCAAGGGACTCTGAAATCGCCATGGGTGCGTACCAGCCGTCCCACCTCAACACCAATGGTGATGTTGCCACAGGACTGGTCCATGGCCTTCGGATGTCGCTGTGGTACGAGCACCTTGGCGAGCTGCAGGAGGAGTTCCAGGACCCGGGTACCCTCAAGTGCGTTCAGATGGTGAACAAGAGGGCCGAGGAGTTCTGGAAGATCTACACCAGCGATAACTTGGAGGATAACCTCCATGGACACCTGCTGAGTTACCCCATTGATGTCACCAATGATGGCATGGTGACAGAGCGTAAAGGGGTGAAATTTTTCCCAGACACAGAAGCTCCAGTACTCGGCACGGTACCCCTGCATGTACAGCTTGGCAGTCCATTCACAGATTATGTCTTTACTACATGA